A window of Cydia pomonella isolate Wapato2018A chromosome 25, ilCydPomo1, whole genome shotgun sequence genomic DNA:
CATATGTGTTACATATCAAACAGTGTAGGCCAAAgatatatcgccatctattctagcatatttttttcttgatttttcgaggcgtgttttttcttagactttatttatcttacacggagtttatatatatttgacgaccggtttggcctagtgggtagtgaccctgcctacgaagctgatggtcccgggttcaaatcctggtaagggcatgtatttgtgtgatgagcatggatatttgttcctgagtcatgagtgttttctatgtatttaagtatttataaatatttatatattatatatatcgttgtctaagtaccctcaacacaagccttattgagcttactgtgggacttagtcaatttgtgtaataatgtcctataatatttatttattattaagctatGATATGAAAGGAAATTTATGGAATATCCCCTATCCATCTGTTAACAGTGCGGCCTATGCGGCGCGGCGTTTAAAGCGACGAACAGTCTCCACGCGCACCGCGCGGCGCGGCACGGCGCGCGGCGCCACCGCTGCCTGCTGTGCGCGCGCGCCTACTCCTGCAGGCACTACGCTGTCAAACATTTACGCGCCGTGCATGGCTTTAAGGTACATTTTAGTCCAGTAAGCAGGAATCACGGACACTCTAGAGGTTAGAGATGCAGTATGACCAGCGTCACAGTGGAGAGAAACCATTCACATCCAAAAATGCATCACCGCTCGTTATGCGACAGCCTACTCTTGACCGTATAATACTTACGCCACTTGATCTTGTCTCACTGCTGGCTACTTTGCGCCCGATCTTACTCCCACAGATACTACGCTGTGAAAAATTTCGCGCCGTGCACGAGTTCAAGGTACGTTGAAGAGACTCACAGTGGAGATAAAACCATTCGCTTGCGAAATTTGCAGCAAAGCTGTGTGCGCGAGCTTATTTCTGCAGACattatatcgtcaggtgacaagccaaactcactaattactgaaaaattataaaacaaaaatcagcCGTATTTTcgtagtaatatggttcatcATTATTACTAGGGAGGTGAAATTAACTCTCTTTAGAGCATATTGCACCTCCCTGTATATGTGCAGCTTATGGACGTACTACACGCAGCGGGCCTACGGGGCCCACCGGGTCCAGTCTAATAACGCGTTCCGGGTGCTAGTggggctgccccgcttctgtagcgcatcagggatgtttgctgAAGCGCGCGTCGATTGCTTTTATACAACTATGCGCAAACGatgcacatccctggtgcgccgggtgcgggccAGCCCCAACCCCGTTTGCGTTCGATATCCGAGCGGTTTGACTGCCCGTATTTGAGGCACTTTGATGATTTGCATATCTCTAAAAGTACCTATTATGATTAACTACTAACTATTTAGGTAGGCACTTCTAGAAATATTGCTCtagtaattgtttatttaaataaaatgtagattCTAACAGCTGTAAGTACATACTAACCATAAAATATGAGTTACTcgaaatgatatttatttttattttgctttatgactatgaacttgtggtggcaTTTAGTGAGGTTTGCTTGTCACCTAATATTTGGTCTCAGAGAAAGTAAATGTGACGCACTGGAAGAGGTCGGATATAAATAAGCATGGGTCAATCTTACACATCAGTCAATTAAACCAAGCTTGAGATGATGTATTTGTTTCAGGGTACGGTGCCACCCCTGCAAGTCGACCCGGCTCCAACGTGAAACAGCCTTACTCGCAACGTCGTCATAATTATAcaaccattttgaaaatataaatagttttattacaaGATATCTGAAAATTAACTTAAATCTAAACATAATGGCGTATCATAGTATATGTATTAGGCTTcaagtttataaataatggtaaaCGAATTTTCGTACGGCCAACGTGGCCTGCCGATAAAGTTAcatttactaaaaaaacattttaaagacTAAGACTAAGTTTGCACCGTCTTGAACGgaacaaagtgagggagtgtcaatcaacgtcatattttcataacaTTTGTCACTATTAATATCATTGCAAAAGCCATGCAGAGTTCGGACGTGATACACGTGGTCTGCTGATATCCTCGTAAGGcgcaaggtcctacctataggacttattcagttcgatgaaatttaaatcatatttaattaggacagagttgcatttgttttgtttcgtgcaattttcaaacaaaataaaatctactgtattccgtgcactataggttcaaattccagtggcaaattttggatttttcatttctatggctgggccttaagaggatataaGTTAAATACTTAACCCTTTGGCCACCAAAGACGTCAATTGACGCGCGTGGCTACTATCCAATATCACCCTTCGATCATTCCgataaggttcacgatgacTCAACGCACACGATAAGCGTGGCGATCAAAGGGTTAACCGTTTGACTGAAAAGGATGCGCACGGTTAGACAGCAACAGACTTTCTTGCATTCCAATAAGATTCCGGgttaaataatatgtatgctagtttataACGTATTTATCTATGGTCCGAAAGTtccctgaaaataaagatatttcatttcatttataggCGTAGCGCTAGGGACCATTTATAGGGACCTGCTGCAGTCAATGGCGCTGAGTGTAAACCAAACCATGTAAAttcttacatacatacatacatacatataatcacgcctatttcccgaaggggtaggcagagaccatggatttccacttgctacgatcctgacatacctctttcgcttccttcactttcatgacattcctcatacacgctcgtcggtttagggtgctcttgacctggcctttcttttataatttaataaacctattattaaatatatgcctattttttgtcaaagtaatttatattaactaggcctattataaatactttcataaaattatcagaaacaaagtataaaaaagtaaatactgtataatgtctaataaataaaaaatgcacattaagttaaaattaataaagaaaaagaatAACACTAACAAAAAAATCACAAGAAAAAGTCAATAGgctaagaataatattttaatcaatttatttgtttataagtAAACAGTTCACGTTCATTCAACTAATCGTTTTTGACGATCCTACTATTCTAATTCATTTTTTATTCGTGTACATATCTTCTTAACTCTAGGCGGCCGCTGACTAACATATACGATAGAcagattttgaaaaatattgatACATAGCTGCAATCAATTTTCTACAGTATGGATCTTTTTATGTTTAATCAATCCTACAGAACTTGAATACTGTTTCTTACATATTTCACAAGAGTGTGGTTTCTCACCAGTATGGGTACgtttatgtacagtcaaattACTCAAATGGGCAAATTGCTTTTCACATATTTCACAAGTGTACGCCTTTTCCCCAGTATGTATTCTTTTATGTACTGTCAAGTTGCTTAAATGCGCAAAAGGCTTTTGACATACTTCACATGTATATGATTTTTCACCAGTGTGTATTCtcttatgtacagtcaagttgCTCAAGTGAGCGAATTTCTTTTCGCATACTTCACATTTGTACGACTTTTGGCCGGTATGGATTCTTCTATGTATAGTCAAATTACTTAAATGTGCAAATTGCTTTTGGCATATTTCACAGGTGTACGATTTTTCACCAGTGTGTACACGTATGTGACTGGTTAAAGCAGACAAACGAGAGAACTcttttttacaaaattcacATGAAAAAGGCTTTTCTCCGGTATGAATTCttctatgtttatttaaattatctagTTTACTGAATCGCTTTTCGCACATGTCGCAGGGGTAAGGGTTTTTCCGTTTTGGAGTTCTGCTGAGGTTTGTCTCGGACCTCGCGCGGAAATCCCTGGTGGGTTGCTGGCGACCGTGGATTCTTCTGCCTCCCCGGTTCTTCGAAGCTGTAACCATACAAGTTGAAcacttaaaaatattgataatcaTAATAGTCAAATAACACACAATACCTTTTATTCGTTTCACTTTCATCGAGACCATTGTagcgaatttaaaaaatacttcgaccaAATATAGCTATGAACCATCTTGACAgataagattaaaaaaacatacactcAAATCGGTTCATCCGTTTGATTTCAATGAaacttacaatataatattatttacaatacgTATGAAAACGACGATTCGATCAACATTAAACATAATTAGTTTGCCCTAGTTTTCGCGGTAGCctgatattaaatttaaaactaatatttcggtacaaataaataaatacaaatatattgtatacatatataattttcaaaCCAGAGGCTAACGAGGGCGAAACATCGATCCATCTAGGTTTTATTGTTGATATGATTCGCTTTTGAGTGTGTTCAAATAACAAAAttcaatagccgggtccacactgagcgagcatacgcgcgaggcaatttcctcacgcacaatacggcctgtgtagacgtgcctcggccgtaatgtgcgtgaggaagttgcctcgcgcgtatgctcgctcagtgtggacccggctaatattTAACATACATTCAACGGTgtgtgtgaagtccccaatccgcattgtgCTAACGTGCTGCCTGTTGCCACGTGCAGTGGGACGTAAGCATATATATGGTCGTGATTGGTTATATCATATAGTCTAATTTCATGAATTTTCGAATGAATGTCTGCATAGCAATATGATAGATTTCTCGCCACTACTCTAAATGAAGATTTTCTATTGGTTCATAGCATACCCATCCTCGCACATCTTTGAAGGAAACGCAGCCTTAAGTTTGACTTAAATATATGCGTACCTTCAGGGTTCAGCTCCTGTCCGTCGTCGCCATCACTCCACGATCCAACGCTCACTTCACATGGCACAAACTCGATTTCCACCTCAACTGCAAATAAACAGATTTAACTCACTTCATGTTGGTTCGCATATTACGATTGTATCCGTACGCGAAtaacggccgtcgtgaacgctgcttgtactgttagtgcttgagaaaggagacctaggctctccgaaacatgtcgcgcgagtgactaaaaatacgggAGTGGAATCCGTACAATTTGTTTAATTACGATTGCAGTATGTATGAGTGAAGTCCGGATTCATCCTGAGAGACAAAAGGTTGGCAATCTCGACACATAGCgaattttaattcttttgtggtgagcgttccgactgaacaTCTAGCGACCTAAGGAGGTTTGgtcgaagggtgtcaagtttcggcggttccgcggccggcccCTGACACTGCGGGATTCTGTAATGAATCGCAGCCATGGAGTTTTAAGAATAGTATTTATAGTGCCTCCTAGCACAGgttgttttgtaaataacttaCTAGGAGACACCAGCCTTTGTGAGATTTGTAATGGTTTTGaaagaaataaagaataatttttGAACAGTTTAGAATACtcagttttgttgtttttagttttaaaatgtatttatataatacatgtatgctagttttaaggtatttgtCTATGGActattagttgcctgaaataaaggatCTTTATTTTATATCTGAATACGccgataaataataaatattagggaACATCTGTAGGGgtaagatggtcggttctttatcatttgtcaccatacctgtcacgttctaacgagtatgtaagtgcgaaagtgacgcatgacatgacaggtggtAAAAATGCGATATGATACCGCTCCTGATCAACCTAGCCACAAacaagcaaagcttgtactatgggtactaggcgacgataaacCCATACTTATAAAGATGCGCACAATGCAAATTCTACTCAACACTGAGAACTTTATTGATGACTCTGAATACACgcattatcagttttttcaactgcctgcctgctttacaaataataataatgatatgtgctcgtcgacatcaccatcccccatgtgaaagccgagaaggacaagtccagtaagtacctagactttgctcacgagataaccgccatgtggaaTGTTGATTTGATGATCATTGTCCCGAGTTCATAGCGAAGAATCTTGAACAACActttgagagactctcgctaggtggttggatcaagggtcagatgcagaaggcggtgatcttgagcacggcgcagatagtccggcggttcctctctctgcggccctgaccaccggcagcttgggcccagccctgctgctggcggcaccctaggttaggttttttataatgagtttatatcttttgtattgttttgtaagtgtttttatattttacttttatatacatattataaaaaatcctgatctaagatattaaatgaataaagagaatgttaataataattttatattttagggacattcttacacaaattgactaagaaacacaattaggttgtgtaattttattttatcagtgTTCCCATTGCcaactcctgtctccatcatcagatcagttcgataataccaatattgcattgtcacccaatttACGTACGCTGTAGTGCAGCTCATGGCACAATAATTCACAAGAATTGAGTCCTAGTTGACTGTAAATCTTATACAGGCAGCACTGGAATGAGATGGAAGAGATCTATGCCGATTCAGAAGAGAAACAGGCATATGCAGACGGGCACACCACACAAAGGGACATTTTTCAAACACATCTACCAGAACAATGCgataaaatattgatttggttccaaaattgtaaatgcaaaaaaaacaatgaatacTTTTTAGGATACAGTAGAATTAGCAACAAAAATTGAGGTAAATAACAGGTGGTCTTACAACCAGACCAATATATTCTTCTTAGTACAAATGTTCTATGGAATAAAggattgtttaatttaatagaacgttagataaaagttatttatttgtgacaaTCATAAAACATGTATGAACATGTACAGACAAGAAAAGAGGAAATCAAAAAGTGTGGATCATGTAATAGACCCTAGCTATAAAGACAATGCCGGTCTTTCGTAGGGCCCACTCGG
This region includes:
- the LOC133531498 gene encoding zinc finger protein 85-like; the protein is MESQGTCEVSVQVAHVKEEAEVPVEPEQIEVEIEFVPCEVSVGSWSDGDDGQELNPEASKNRGGRRIHGRQQPTRDFRARSETNLSRTPKRKNPYPCDMCEKRFSKLDNLNKHRRIHTGEKPFSCEFCKKEFSRLSALTSHIRVHTGEKSYTCEICQKQFAHLSNLTIHRRIHTGQKSYKCEVCEKKFAHLSNLTVHKRIHTGEKSYTCEVCQKPFAHLSNLTVHKRIHTGEKAYTCEICEKQFAHLSNLTVHKRTHTGEKPHSCEICKKQYSSSVGLIKHKKIHTVEN